A single Anopheles arabiensis isolate DONGOLA chromosome 2, AaraD3, whole genome shotgun sequence DNA region contains:
- the LOC120895232 gene encoding protein unc-45 homolog B, giving the protein MVAAETQAMAEVDEATAFKERGNAEFKIDCWEAAIKWYTKAIHAGEKHKDLPVFYKNRAAAYLKLEQYEEAHKDCTQSLEICPNDPKALFRRFQAFEALERFEEAYKDLRTIHTNDPNNKTIKPHLERLHAIVQERARERAQTSNKVTKMFEIAFDIGAPKDKREQAMSNIVVLAREPAGVEVMMKEGLVTRIGKLLKVEKNNEIITNAIRAIDGVCLRSAERTKQVINELGIPWFLQILDCSVEERVAASQHCMQTVLNSISGMENKEESKPIDALVKENQQIIETLLTCLLYSVTDRTITGMARDSIMELLIRNVHWKTLNWAERLVELKGLMRLMDVCSELEEYKYESAMNITPSSRTIATVCLSRIYENMYYDQARERFTEQIADFVKDKLLTPDHESKVRVTVAITSLLLGPLDVGNTIVSREGVLQMILVMAQSDNLLEQKVACECLIAAASKKDKAKGLVQSGAEILKKLYASKNEEIRVRALVGLCKIGSSGGLDASIRPFADGSTKKLAEACRRFLVKPGKDKDIRKFAAEGLAYLTLDAEVKEKLVEDRPAIQGLIELAKTGDQSALYGVVTTLVNLVNAYDKQELVPELVELAKFAKHHIPEEHELDDPDFVSARIVILANEGVTSGLVALCKTESDNSKEMIARVFNALCSEQEARGKVVQQGGAKVLLPLSLNGTANGKRHAAQALSRIGITINPEVAFPGQRNLEVIRPLMNQLHPDYTSLENFEALMALCNLASMNESTRQRILKEQGMVKFESYMGEDHMMLRRAATQVMCNMVQSPDAVKLCEKENDRVKMLALLCEEEDEDTALAASGALAYLTSVSERCCEKMFEPIAWLDVFHTLVANPSAGVQHRGTVIIRNIIKTNKQLASKLFDTDLLQMLYGVTQLNDEKRAKAIECAQECLKLAEEYRLIQENADADMAPDVFKQQESASIEEIDN; this is encoded by the exons ATGGTTGCAGCGGAGACACAAGCGATGGCCGAAGTGGACGAGGCAACCGCGTTCAAAGAGCGTGGCAATGCGGAATTCAAGATCGACTGTTGGGAGGCCGCGATCAAGTGGTACACGAAGGCGATCCACGCCGGCGAGAAGCATAAGGATTTGCCAGTGTTTTACAAAAACCGGGCGGCCGCCTACCTGAAGCTGGAGCAGTACGAGGAAGCCCACAAAGACTGCACGCAGTCGCTGGAGATCTGTCCGAACGATCCGAAAGCACTGTTCCGTCGGTTCCAGGCGTTCGAGGCGCTGGAGCGGTTCGAGGAGGCGTACAAAGACCTGCGCACGATCCACACGAACGACCCGAACAACAAAACGATCAAGCCCCATCTGGAGCGGCTGCACGCGATCGTGCAGGAGCGTGCCCGGGAGCGGGCCCAGACCTCAAACAAGGTGACGAAAATGTTCGAGATTGCGTTCGACATCGGTGCGCCAAAGGACAAGCGCGAGCAGGCGATGAGCAATATCGTGGTGCTGGCGCGCGAGCCGGCCGGGGTGGAGGTGATGATGAAGGAGGGCCTGGTGACGCGCATCGGCAAGCTGCTGAAGGTGGAGAAGAACAACGAAATCATCACGAACGCGATCCGCGCGATCGACGGCGTGTGCCTGAGGAGCGCAGAGCGCACGAAGCAAGTCATCAACGAGCTAGGCATACCGTGGTTCCTGCAGATTCTCGACTGCAGCGTGGAGGAGCGGGTGGCCGCCTCCCAGCATTGCATGCAAACCGTGCTGAACTCGATCTCGGGCATGGAAAACAAGGAAGAGTCGAAACCGATCGATGCGCTGGTGAAGGAAAACCAGCAGATCATCGAAACGCTGCTCACCTGCCTGCTGTACTCGGTGACGGATCGCACGATCACGGGCATGGCACGCGACTCGATCATGGAGCTGCTGATTCGCAACGTCCACTGGAAGACGCTGAACTGGGCGGAGCGGCTGGTCGAGCTGAAGGGTTTGATGCGGCTGATGGACGTCTGCTCGGAGCTGGAGGAGTACAAGTACGAGAGCGCGATGAACATTACGCCATCGTCGCGCACGATTGCGACCGTTTGCCTGTCGCGCATCTACGAAAACATGTACTACGATCAGGCCCGCGAACGGTTCACCGAGCAGATTGCGGACTTTGTGAAGGACAAGCTGCTAACGCCCGACCACGAGTCGAAGGTGCGCGTAACGGTGGCCATCACGTCGCTGCTGCTCGGTCCGCTGGACGTGGGCAATACGATCGTATCGCGGGAAGGTGTGCTGCAGATGATCCTCGTCATGGCGCAATCCGACAACCTGCTCGAGCAGAAG GTTGCCTGCGAGTGTTTGATCGCTGCTGCCTCGAAGAAGGACAAAGCGAAGGGTTTGGTGCAATCGGGAGCGGAAATATTGAAGAAGCTGTACGCCTCCAAGAACGAGGAAATTCGCGTCCGCGCTCTGGTCGGTCTGTGCAAGATAGGCAGCTCGGGCGGTTTGGACGCCTCGATTCGTCCGTTTGCCGACGGATCGACGAAGAAGCTGGCCGAAGCGTGCCGTCGCTTCCTGGTGAAGCCGGGCAAGGATAAGGACATCCGCAAGTTTGCCGCCGAAGGTCTCGCCTACCTGACGCTCGATGCCGAGGTGAAGGAGAAGCTGGTGGAGGATCGTCCCGCCATCCAGGGGCTGATTGAGCTCGCCAAGACGGGCGACCAGTCGGCCCTGTACGGCGTGGTAACGACGCTGGTGAATCTGGTGAACGCGTACGACAAGCAGGAGCTGGTGCCGGAGCTGGTTGAGCTGGCAAAGTTCGCCAAACATCACATCCCCGAGGAGCACGAACTGGACGATCCCGATTTTGTGAGCGCCCGTATCGTTATACTGGCCAACGAGGGCGTTACGTCCGGTCTGGTGGCGCTGTGCAAAACGGAAAGCGACAATTCGAAGGAAATGATTGCCCGCGTGTTCAACGCACTGTGCAGCGAGCAGGAGGCACGCGGCAAGGTGGTGCAGCAGGGCGGCGCCAAGGTGCTGCTTCCGCTGTCGCTGAACGGCACGGCCAACGGGAAGCGTCATGCGGCGCAGGCACTGTCCCGCATCGGCATCACCATCAATCCGGAGGTCGCGTTCCCGGGCCAGCGCAATCTGGAGGTGATCCGGCCGCTGATGAACCAGCTCCATCCGGACTACACGTCGCTGGAAAACTTCGAAGCTCTGATGGCACTGTGCAATCTGGCCTCGATGAACGAATCCACCCGGCAGCGCATCCTGAAGGAGCAGGGCATGGTGAAGTTCGAATCGTACATGGGCGAAGACCACATGATGCTGCGTCGAGCCGCCACCCAGGTAATGTGCAACATGGTCCAGTCGCCGGACGCGGTGAAGCTGTGCGAAAAGGAGAACGATCGGGTAAAGATGCTGGCGCTGCTGTGCGAGGAAGAGGACGAGGATACGGCGCTGGCGGCATCGGGTGCACTCGCCTATCTGACCTCCGTGTCGGAGCGGTGCTGCGAGAAGATGTTCGAACCAATCGCGTGGCTGGACGTGTTCCACACGTTGGTGGCGAACCCGAGCGCCGGTGTGCAGCATCGCGGCACGGTGATCATTCGCAACATCATCAAGACTAACAAGCAGCTGGCGTCGAAGCTGTTCGACACCGATCTGCTGCAGATGCTGTACGGTGTTACGCAGCTGAACGACGAGAAGCGCGCGAAGGCGATCGAGTGTGCCCAGGAGTGCTTGAAGCTGGCGGAAGAGTACCGGCTGATCCAGGAGAATGCCGACGCGGATATGGCCCCGGACGTGTTCAAGCAGCAGGAATCGGCGTCGATCGAGGAGATCGATAACTGA
- the LOC120896252 gene encoding probable 18S rRNA (guanine-N(7))-methyltransferase: protein MSRRPEHVAPPEIFYNESEAQKYTNNTRIIDIQVQMCERAIELLAIDPNDDAPQLILDIGCGSGLSGSVLEEQGHVWIGVDISQSMLDVAVEREVEGDLLLGDMGQGMPFKAGTFDGAVSISALQWLCNADKKSHNPPKRLHQFFSTLYSSLTRNARAVFQFYPETADQIELVTSQAMKAGFYGGIVVDYPNSAKAKKYFLVLMTGGVAKLPAALGTDESAAQIAYSRKQAEYAKKARGKPLKKSREWVLAKKERRRQQGEDTRKDSRFTARKRSGRF, encoded by the exons ATGTCCCGTCGCCCTGAGCATGTCGCTCCACCGGAGATT TTTTACAACGAAAGTGAAGCGCAAAAGTACACAAACAATACGCGAATTATCGACATCCAGGTACAGATGTGTGAGCGTGCCATCGAGCTGCTGGCCATAGATCCGAACGATGACGCGCCCCAACTAATTCTCGACATCGGATGCGGCTCCGGGCTGTCCGGCAGCGTGCTCGAGGAGCAAGGGCACGTGTGGATCGGGGTGGACATATCGCAATCCATGCTGGACGTAGCCGTCGAGCGGGAAGTCGAGGGCGATCTGTTGCTCGGTGATATGGGACAGGGAATGCCGTTCAAGGCCGGCACGTTCGACGGTGCCGTATCAATCTCTGCCCTACAGTGGCTCTGCAATGCGGACAAGAAATCACACAATCCACCGAAGCGCCTGCATCAGTTCTTCAGTACACTGTATTCTAGCTTG ACACGCAATGCTAGGGCCGTGTTTCAGTTTTATCCCGAAACGGCCGATCAAATCGAGCTGGTAACGTCGCAGGCCATGAAAGCCGGTTTCTACGGTGGCATTGTGGTGGACTATCCTAACTCTGCCAAGGCGAAGAAATACTTTCTCGTGCTGATGACGGGCGGGGTGGCAAAGCTTCCGGCCGCCCTCGGCACGGACGAAAGTGCAGCACAGATTGCGTACAGCCGGAAGCAGGCAGAGTACGCGAAGAAAGCACGTGGCAAGCCGCTGAAGAAGTCTCGCGAATGGGTACTGGCCAAGAAGGAACGTCGAAGGCAGCAGGGTGAAGATACGCGTAAAGATTCTCGCTTCACGGCAAGGAAGCGAAGCGGTCGCTTTTGA